A portion of the Glandiceps talaboti chromosome 13, keGlaTala1.1, whole genome shotgun sequence genome contains these proteins:
- the LOC144444845 gene encoding aqualysin-1-like: MLRAITALLFVSCAVCVPLPADVRYYPEGEAIQNSYIVVLKNNFDRDQVISDLKTQFPDVVVSRRYTILNGFAADILPKGLQYLRHVEAVEYIEQDGYVFADQSIASWGLDRVDQRNLPLDNVFVPEGDGAGVNAYIFDTGIRYDHVDFEGRAFFFFDSIGDPPAVGDCNGHGSHCAGTVGGAAHGVAKKVTLWNVRVLGCSGSGPRSGIIEALEYVRDNGVLPGVCSMSIGGSASQAYNDVVDSVVQAGFPLAASAGNDGRTHGDSCVKSPASAELAMATGATDSNDIRADYSNWGPCMNIFAPGSSITSCDYQSDTATSVKSGTSMACPHVAGVAAIIYANNPTWSPSDIWDKIQEDATKDVVQDAKEAEGTPNILLYSSI, encoded by the exons ATGTTACGTGCAATCACAGCTTTGTTGTTTGTGAGTTGCGCAGTTTGTGTCCCACTTCCAGCAGACGTTAGATACTATCCCGAAGGTGAAGCTATCCAAAACAGTTACATCGTAGTGTTGAAG AATAACTTTGACAGAGACCAGGTTATCAGTGATCTCAAAACTCAGTTCCCGGATGTCGTAGTATCAAGACGATACACCATTTTGAATGGTTTTGCTGCTGACATTTTGCCCAAAGGACTCCAATAT CTTCGCCATGTTGAAGCTGTGGAATACATTGAACAAGATGGCTATGTATTCGCTGACCAAAGTATTGCCAGCTGGGGTCTAGACCGTGTTGACCAAAGAAATCTGCCATTGGATAATGTCTTTGTACCAGAAG GAGATGGTGCTGGTGTAAATGCCTACATTTTTGATACTGGTATTCGTTATGACCATGTTGACTTTGAGGGCAGAGCTTTCTTCTTCTTCGATTCAATTGGAGACCCA CCCGCGGTGGGTGATTGTAACGGTCATGGTAGTCATTGCGCTGGTACCGTTGGTGGCGCAGCCCACGGTGTGGCAAAGAAGGTAACGTTGTGGAACGTGCGTGTACTTGGTTGTTCCGGCTCTGGCCCAAGATCTGGTATCATTGAAG CTTTGGAGTACGTACGTGACAATGGCGTCCTCCCAGGCGTTTGTTCCATGTCAATTGGTGGTTCCGCCTCTCAGGCCTATAATGATGTTGTCGACTCAGTAGTTCAGGCTGGTTTCCCACTCGCTGCCTCTGCTGGAAACGATGGCAGAACCCATGGTGACTCCTGTGTCAAATCTCCAGCAAGTGCTGAGTTG GCTATGGCTACAGGTGCTACAGATAGCAATGATATCCGTGCAGACTACTCCAACTGGGGACCCTGTATGAATATCTTTGCTCCAGGAAGCAGTATCACCAGTTGCGATTACCAGTCAGATACCGCGACCTCAGTTAAAAGTGGCACATCAATGGCATGCCCTCATGTTGCAG gAGTGGCAGCCATAATCTATGCTAATAACCCAACATGGAGTCCCAGTGATAT